Genomic window (Vigna unguiculata cultivar IT97K-499-35 chromosome 10, ASM411807v1, whole genome shotgun sequence):
AACTTCCATATGATTACTACTTCTTGAACTATTGCAAACCCTTGAAGATATTGAACAGCGCAGAGAACTTGGGAGAGGTGCTTAGAGGTGATCGCATTGAGAATTCAGTGTATGCGGTGAGCTTTTGTGGTCTCATCCTTTGACATTTGGATAAGATGATGCTGTACATCAGTGGCCACTGTTTTCTTGTTTAGCTGTGTCAACATAAAAGGTCTGTTGTCTTCTTTTTCCAGTTTCAAATGAGGAAGGAACAGTCTTGCACTGTTGTCTGTCATTACAAGTTAGATCCTGAATCTGCAAAGAGTTTTAAAGAAAAGATTGATGATGAATATCGAGTGAACATGTAAGTGGTAAATCTCTTGGAGCTAGTGCAGTTATGCAGTATGTGTTCATTTAATTAGTTTGCTGTGATTCATTTGCCTGTCTACTGCTTGTCTATAGATTTCTGCTTTGAATCCCATTGACCCTTGAAGCTCTGAATTGAACATGCAGGATTTTGGATAACCTTCCCGTTGCTGTTCGTAGACAAAGGAGGGATGGAAGTCAATCAACAACATATGAACATGGATTTCGTGTTGGGTTCAAAGGAAACTATCAAGGGGTATAACTCAGCTTGAATTTTGTTATATAGTTCAATTTGAAGAATCATTTCTGTCACTCCATAttgtaacaaatataaatttttcctACAGAGCAAGGAGgagaaatattttatcaataaccACTTAAGTTTTAGAGTCATGTATCACAAGGATCCAGAAACTGGTTCTGCTCGTATTGTTGGATTTGAGGTCACCCCAAACAGGTATTGCTCTTTTTCTTTACGCCTCACTGTTAAGGGGGTGGTGCATTCTAATGTTGGCGTAACATGGATGAACTTGATTgggttttataattatatatttgtttatgtcTGTAAAAGCACGCTGTTCGTAAGAAATAAGAATGAAACAAATAGTTAGATTTTTATCTAACAAGATCTTAACTTCTCCATGATGTCACATTTCTttgaagataaataatattttggcATTAGAAATTCTTATAAATGGGCTCTTAGATAATCCTTTTTTCTTTCACGGTAAGTATCATAACTTGTGCATTTCTTTACTTATTGAGTTTATTTCTCCAAAGTAAAGCACTTGTATATTTGATTTCAAATGACGGCTTAATGTGTTATGTCTTTCTTATATGAATTCTGTTGCTGTAAACAGTATAAATCATGAATACAAGGAGTGGAATGACAAGGACCCACAGGTAACAACATGCAATAAAGATACCAAAAATTTGATGCAAGGTAGTACAGTCCCACAAGAAGTTGATACAGGCAAGGATGTCGTATTCACATATGATGTTTCCTTCAAGGTATTGCCAGTTAAATCTTAGCCACTCAAACTGTCTACTCATTTATTACACGATATGCTAAGCCAATTTATTGGTATTTTTTCCAGGAAAGTGATATCAAATGGGCATCACGGTGGGACACATATCTTTTAATGAATGATGATCAGATCCACTGGTTCTCCATCATTAACTCTCTGATGATTGTTCTTTTCTTGTCTGGAATGGTAGCAATGATCATGATGAGAACTCTTTACAGAGATATTGCTAATTATAATCAGCTAGAAACCCAAGATGAGGCCCAAGAAGAAACTGGGTGGAAACTTGTTCATGGAGATGTTTTCAGGCCACCAGTCAATTCGAATTTGCTGTGTGTTTATGTTGGCACTGGTGTTCAGATCTTTGCAATGACAGTTGTGACAATGATATTTGCTTTGCTAGGGTTTTTGTCTCCATCTAATCGGGGAGGTCTCATGACTGCGATGGTTCTGTTGTGGGTTTTTATGGGCTTATTTGCTGGGTACTCCTCAGCACGTTTGTACAAGATGTTCAAGGGCACAGAATGGAAAAGGAATACCTTGAAAACTGCTTTTATGTTTCCGGGCATTCTTTTTGCTGTCTTCTTTGTACTTAATGCTTTAATCTGGGGGGAGCAGTCCTCCGGAGCAGTCCCCTTTGGAACCATGTTTGCTCTGGTCTGCTTATGGTTTGGTATATCAGTACCCTTGGTCTTTGTGGGCAGTTACTTGGGTTTTAAAAAGCCGACTATTGAAGACCCAGTGAAGACTAATAAAATTCCTAGGCAGGTACCTGAGCAGGCATGGTATATGAAACCTGTATTCTCAATTCTTATCGGAGGCATTCTTCCATTTGGTGCAGTGTTTATCGAGCTCTTCTTTATCCTCACATCAATATGGCTGAACCAGTTCTATTACATCTTTGGCTTCCTTTTCATAGTGTTTGTGATCCTATTAATCACCTGTGCCGAGATTACAATTGTGCTTTGCTACTTCCAGTTGTGCAGTGAGGATTATAATTGGTGGTGGAGATCGTACCTCACTGCTGGGTCCTCTGCGTTGTACCTTTTCCTCTACTCAATTTTCTACTTCTTTACAAAgttagagatttcaaagctggTCTCGGGCATCCTCTACTTTGGATATATGATAATCGTTTCATACGCCTTCTTTGTGTTGACGGGAACTATTGGGTTCTATGCTTGCTTGTGGTTTGTTCGCAAGATTTACTCTTCGGTGAAGATTGACTGATTTTAAGGCATCATACAGTGGATGATTACACAACGGGAACCCGGAATCCTAGAGGCTTTAACAATTAGAGGACTCAAAGCAAATATTGCCGGGAAGTTACCTTTTTCCCCTACTCCACCCTTGAAAACCCTTTTTGTTTATTGTTAGAGTAGCTGATGGATTGTTAATTTGTTACAgtgttttcaaatattattgtggTAGTTTCTGAAGTAATGATATGTCTGCATATTTCAACATGACACAACGAAGTGATGAACTATTGAATCAGCAATTAATCTTCAGGGAATGTTTGTCATGAGGATGTTTGACAGATTTATCAGGGCATTGGGTTAATAGGTTCTTGACGAAACCGTATAAActagtataatattaaaatatacaagttACATGCAAACTCCATtcctataataattataaataaacattatatattaacaCCACCCCCACCccaaaaaaattccaaaaaatcgGTTCACTTGAAAACTGATCAGTGACAATGGTTTGTTATATTTAcaatgaaaaacatatttaagacCAATTCTTTGTTGGACTGACCCGTATGAGTAATTTTTTCTACCCCACTGTTTTCATAAAACTGTTAGCTATGTTGAAGTTGATACGATCCGAGTGGTCAGGTCGGACTGAATTCTCCGAATTGAGGTCTGAAAGTGACTAAGTGAATTTGGCTTGATCCGATGGATGAATTACATTGAATTGTTAATGGTATGTCTTTTTCTATATTCTATAAAATGTGGTCCAAGGTTTTTATACGATGCAAGAAATTGGACATTAAAATGTGGACTAAAAAAATGATTGCATTTACGTGTTTTCTTCTTCCGAATCCATTTATCTAATGAGGAATTTGCGCGTcgaattatattttctatttccgaatccatttataaaaaatacctGTATACGGTATTTATTTGAAGATATTCGAGAAAAGATTTAGACTAAATGATAAGTAAATTAGAAACTTACCAGTTTTGTTAAGCTGTAGATAAAGTCTCGAAATACTAATTTTATCGAGAagtattacttttattaaaaagttgGATATggttgagaaaaataattttatcaagcAATATTAAACAAACCGAGATATACTAGTCCTGtcgaaaaatataaaatacaatgcCTAAAAGTACTAGAAAAAGTTAAGAATACCTCAATACAATTGTATCAAACaatgacaaatattttaaaacaattctGATGACTAagtaaaaattaagaataacaaAATCCCTTTCTCAAGatatttatcattaatattattactgaTCATATGACTGCATTAACTGTACCCATACGAACTTGAGAGCGTCAAAGTAATTTTACAATTACTTTCACCCATGactttcacaaaacaagcacaagtATAAGCAAAACATCATTGAATTAACATGCCTGACCTTATTACATTCAGAAGTTTTCTAATAAGAAAGCACCAAATTGCTTTCTCCTACAAAATATCATAACATTACAGGAAGCAAGAGACTTCCACACATACAAAAACCAATTTGCACATGGACAAGTCGATGTCGTCTCAATGTGCATAAGGTAACTTTTCACCTTCCTCCATCTCAGTATAACAAGCACAACACCATTATATACACACACAATTCCACAATCATCCCAAGAGGCTTTCAACCACATGGTGTGTTGTGTTCATCTGCAACTTCACCTTGGTAAAGCCAAATTAATGCCTGTGGTGATCTACACGTGTAAACTTAGCTTCAATAAATCAACATGGAACCTTTATTCCACTTATTTTCAGAGATTGAAAATGATCAGGTGCAAATGGCCTCCACTGAGAGCTTCTTCATCACACTTGGACATGGATCTCCTCCAAAAATTTCAGGAGACACTGTCACTGTGCAAGAGCTTTGCCCAACACAATTCTGCAGCAATAATGTCAAAATCAAATAATGTATTCAGTACCACAAACTTGAAATTGACCCCTTGCCCTGCAGGATTTAACTCAAGTTTCTAaccaaaaatgatatttttaaagcTTAGAAAGAAACCATCCCCAGAAAAGCATTGAACAAGTAAAATACGAGTTCAGATTCTctattgaattttttgaaactattatCTGCTGAGCACAAACAATACACCAATGATAGtactttaaaaagaaattaatatgttttaaaacatcaaaatcaatatcTATTTGTGTATTTTGGAGACACAGCAGAGAAACAGCACAGAAAAATCCAACTTTGTTTTACCTTCTGGAAAGCATCATATGACTTGTGAGCATGACAGCTTCCTTCACGGTAGCTTCCACAAGTTCCTACTGGAGTGCCAAAGCTAGCAAACTTGATTGATGAGATCTTTTGCCCTGGACCACATGACAAATGTGCTTTTGGCCTCACAGGACTTTTGACTTTGCCAGAAGCTTGCATCTCATAACTAACAAGATTTGGCTGCCACTCATAGATATCAGCACATACACTGTCAATATCCCTTCTAACCAAAAAGATCCCATTCGGATCCCCACCCAATTCCTCAAACACAACCAATAAATTTCCGGTTGGCTTCAGCCAAGAATGAGGAACATGGTACCTGAAATTATCAGACAGCAATTAGTATAACAATGGTTTCTAACCAACATTCAACAAAATTCAAGACATTTCTCACCATCTTTGAGAAGGCTGGCCACAGTTACTtgcacattttttttcattgtaagTTCCAGCATAGTTACAGTAACCACAAGAACCAGATGCTTTGTAAGCAGGCCAGTAGCGGCCCAGACTCTGTCCATTTATCCACACTTGACCTTTTCCCATGCTGGCCATGTCTAAAGCCAATGGTGCAACTCCAACTGGGGCATCAAATGTAGTCTACAAAAGAATAGAAAGGACATTACTTTTACAGCTAAAAAAAATGGTCCCTTTTGTTGCATTTACACTAACTTTTTGGTATATGTTAACAATTTCCCCAGTACAATCACAATGGGTTTCTTTTCTAGATCATTTTTGTTAAGTAGTAAAAATAAGTTTCATGAAGTCCGTGGCTGACCCCagaattttaaaagatgaatttttttttgcaggGTAGCATAGAGGTATCACAATACTCACTTTGTACCATGTCAATGGCTGTCTTCTAGAAACCAAATACCCCTGAAGCCACTCAACAGAGGAGCTTCCACTAAGAGAATGTAGATTCAAGGCTTCACCTTTAAGACCAACCTAAAACAAGCATTCAAATGAATATTAAGCAAATTAAAGCAATAATGAGAAAGAGAAAGCAAACAGAACGTCTGAAAAGAACCTTGTATGACCACTTTTGCCAAGTTAAGTCTCTTCTCCCCTCATTGAGACCACTTAATGTTATTGGGCCAAGAACACCAGCATtccatctttcaaaatgtgGACCAACATTCTGCATGCCAATAACAGGTAGCAGATGAATAAATATATAGTCATGTTCATAATCAGAGTTCAAAATTCTAAACAATCAGATTTGTTGGAAGTGCAGAGGTACATATGATCTGACAATAAACAATCATTTAGTGTGTGCATGCAGTGTCCACAAAAGAGAGAGGGACATAGAGAACAAACCGGAAGGCCAACTGCAACACTTAAAAGGGAGATTTTGTTAACACCAGCTCTGAGCCTCACACTTTCACTGAAGGTTAGTTTGGGGGCCTCTAAGCTTCCATATGCAGTTCCTGACCACAAGAAGATAAATAGTATGTTCAGTGTCTcaaagatgaagaaaaataaaatagtgacTAATGAcagaagaataaaaagaaataagacaTATTAGAAATTGGTTAAAGTAGGTACAGAATAAGTTATATTGTTAGCTTAAACAGTAAGAGAGTAGGTCATTCAGTTTTATTATCTTTTCAGCACTAGCTCTATTGTAGATAGAGGGAAAACCCTTAGCAGTAATTCAATGAAACCTACACCAAAcccttctttttccttttttttttctctgtttttctaCCTTTCTCACTGAAAACTCAGCTTATTTCTGAGAGGTACTTCAGTGTTTGACCAGTTTTGGAAAGAGAGTTAAGACAAAAATGGTAACATGATCTATGGTCATGTCCATCAAGTATTGGATAAGctacatatatataaagtgCAGTTGTCCAATCCATTCAATTCTCAAAGTTATACTTATAAGATTCCCACTTCTTCCTCTTGGATCACattaccaaaaaagaaaaaacaaatttatagcaaTTGAATATTTGTAGTATACATCTTTGTAGTTTAAATAATTAGTGTTGCTGAAACAACGTGAAGTGAACCAGCAGTGTACTGCTCACCTGCCAGCTGATTGTTGATAAAAACATGCAAAGCATGCCCAGCAGATAAAACTGTAAGATAAGGATTCTTTCCATTCCTCAAAAATTCTTCATTGGGATTGATCACAACACTGCcaagaaaagaaacaagataagtaTTCATAGTCTAGAAACAAAAAATGAGCAAATATATCAATAAtggttaagagaaaaaaaaaagtaagaacaTTGCAGAGTTATAGGTCACACTCACTCCGTGGAGTACCACAGGTAGTCAGACAAATCTCTGGTTGCATTTATCTGCTCCAACAGGCCAGTCACAGTGAAGGAACTATCATCAGTAGTGGTTGTCTCTTCATTAAACGCTTTCCAAGATAGTCCTCCATGAATAGGAACACGGCTCATCTTCATTGTTGTGCTCTGAGAACCAACCTGTAAAGAGATTTAGAATTAACATCATTGCTGAAATCTTCAGTTCAAGAGTTACTCAAGAATACCGTTCTTTTCATTGAAAATGAAACTTGTTTCAAACAAGAGCCAGATAAGGTAAATAAGActccaaaaaaaaatttttttttcccttttctgtGCCTCCTTTCACAGAACAAAAAAGTCCCAAGAACTACCACTGCATATAACTCCTTATTGAAAAAATTTACTCAGACCAACTAAATAGTGTATGTTTGGTCATGCTTCACAGAAATAAAATCTCCATCATAAGATACATTTATCCCATCTCTTGTAATCTGAACTTAAAGTTAGTTTAATTTGACTCACCCTTGCAGTGTTATAAACAGTATGCTTGCAGTTAGGAAGAATGCTTATAGACCAAGGAGGTAGATTGTAATGCTGATTTCCAAATGCCACCGTTGCATAAGATTGTGGGTTATAGTTTGCAAGGAATGCAGCACAAGCTCCAGACTTTGATCTAAAGACATGAGCCTGTACATTGGTTATGAAAATTGAAAGTTTAGACTAGTTCCACAGCAGCTTCACAAATAATTCtcagaaaactaagtaaagttATACCTCTTCATAGTTTCCTAGTCGTTGTACAGTAGGATCTCCTGATATTAAAGCAGGTTCACATAGTTTTATTGCTCTATGTAAATCTTTCAGATGACCCCATTTTGGCTGTCTGGCCAATCCTGCATAGAACATAATAAATAACTCAAAAACCAttcatgaaatatatatatatatatatatatatatgagaactCTGTTTTCCTCATTAAGCATACCATATTCATCAAGAGGTGCATCGTAATCATAGCTCGTAGCAATAAAGGGACCACCAGCAGTTCGACCAAAATTTGTTCCCCCGTGATACTGGAATGAACAAAACAAAAGGGATTAATTAACTATTCAAGGGTGAATTAAATTCAAACAATGAAATCAATAAAGGTTCAATTTACCATATAATAGTTGACATATGATCCCCCTTTCTGTATAAACCTTGCAATTGAAAATGCCAAGTCCTCAGCAGGTCTTTGAGGAACTGCACCTCCAAACTCAGTAAACCTACATGTTTAAAACAGTGACACAGGAAATGAAATGAGCATCTCTAAGAAGTAACAAGCCACAAAATAAAACCttcaattcaaatttatcaTACCAGCCAGTCCAAGCTTCTGTCCACATCTTTGGTTTGTAAGCTTTATTTGGAGAGAAATAATCACAATAGAAGCCATTGCAAGTGTTAATCtgcaaaaagaaacaaaaagtttAGAATTAAGATGTGGACTTTGATCCTGATTGGAATGATTAGTTTTAAATGCACTCATgcaaatataatatttgttgaGGATACAAAACAATATATTTCTCTCTCCATCACTGATAATGAAAATTGACAAGAATGTCAGATTTTCAATTTCCACCACAAGTAACAAGGGCAGTTTCACCATGATTATAACGGTTAATAACTAGCTAGGCATGATAATGAGAACAGTAGTGAAAGGACTGATACCAATTATGCACAACAAGGAATAATCACTCATTTCTTCCATTATGCAAATGGACAAAACATACTGTCTCTAGTATCCCCACCAAATATAACAAGCTATAATGATCAGAGAAAATGTGTACAAAAGGTACAAATAAGCTGAGCTTACAATAGGATCAGGAGCATCATCTTGCTTGCACATGATCCATGGAACCCCAGTGCCAAGTCCTACAGCCATATGAGCTGCCCATTGAGTGTAGGCTCTACCAGGAGCACCAACTTCATACTCCATAGGTCCATATTCATTTTCGATCTGTGAGAAAATTTTGCAAAGGTAAAAAACAGTGAATATTTTCTCTATATGCATATCTATCTCCAGTTTACTTTGAGCAACAAGTctacaactatttttttcaaagtaaaaaagttgcatgaaaatataaacaaatgaTTGGATTGAGCAGAAGGGTAGCTGCATATGTAATCTACCTGAGATAGAATTATTGGACCACCCTGAGACTCGAATAATCTTTCTGCTTTCATCATATCCACAATCTTCTTGGTAAATCTTTCCATTTGAAACTTAACCACAGCaacatttaaaaagaataaaagaggTGTATTAGTAGACAATTCAAAAACATGAAACATGAAATTTTTGTATGATACTTTAGAGTGAATGTTATCTTACCTTAAACGGTCCATTGTCTGTCCTGAAGCTGATACCTGGAATGTACTTGAGCCAAACAGGGAAACCTctgaaaaatgaatataattaagCTGTTAAGAGAATTCATATGACTATATCAGCAAGGACTTTTTGCCTATGCGAAATAGGAAATCCATCTCTTTCATTACCCGAAGTTCCATTCAGCACAAACATAAGGACCAATTCTGAGGTTAACATAGAGGCCTGCTTGCTGCACCAGCTTTATGAACCTTACCAGATCATAGTTTCCCCCAAAGTAATACTACAGtatccaaaagaaaaaatattgtgatAATTCCCAACATCTAAATtcgttaaaaataataacaaatgtAAATTTTCAAACACTGCTTCTTAAGTTCTTACTTTGCCGGGTGAAGGCTCGTGCCCATTCCAGAAAACATAAGTTTGAATCACATCCAAACCTCCTTCCTTTGCCTTCTGAATAAGATCCGGCCACATCTGAAAAGGGAGAAACTTTAAGGCACCCATTTGGAAGAAAGTTAAAATGGATGAAACCATGAAACACATTTGAGTAAAGTACCTCAGGGGTGCTTCTGGGGTAGTGAATGGAACCAGAGAGCAGTATCCTTCTTTGTCCATTGATGGTGATAGCTTTATGGTCATAGGACACAGAAGCTGAAGCATGACCGATCAGTGACCATGCACACACCACCACCAAGAGCAGTGGCACATTCCACACAATGAGCTTGTTGAAGCTCAtgtcaacaacaaaaaattaaaaacagcaatattaaaaaaaaaaaaaacagcctTGTTGTGGTGTTCCTGAGCTTGGTAAAGCAGTGGCCCTTGAACACTTTATTCTATGCTTGAACGTGTGGAGAGAGGAATGGCAGAAGGAGAGAAGAATGCTTTTTGTCCTGAGCTCAAGTTTCCTCCTTTATGCAGAATGATTGAAGAGAAAACAGTgtgaaaggaagaaaaagaaatggtaGGTTGCAGCTTGAAAGAGTTTGCAAcagtgatatatttttgtttttgatttgttTTCACCCTTTTGGGAGATTAAGCAACTTTATGTGAAGGTTCTTTGTTGGAGGAAAAGGGTGGTGCTTTGCAGCTGCTTTTATAAACACTCAACAGTGAAGGAGTATATGGTCTTTCAGAGAAAGTGGGACCCACTTTCATGGAGCTTTGGGACCCACACCTTGTTCTTACTCCATCCActcatattctttttttttctctttaattaaatatttttttaattgtttttttcttttttttttattcagacAAGTTAAATGTTTTAgatttctaatttctaaaacTCATAGTATATACCTCTTCAgactaaacaaaatatttactgcaaaattagtttaaaagtaTTTACTAATTAcccttttaacaaaaaaaaaattacagtgaACTTTAAACTCAGATTCTTACTAAATACAAGATATACACAAACagaacattttaattatttttatctgtaTCTGCATGATAttttagtttaagaaaatttgttaatatttaaaaacatatcatggcattttaatattgtatcttacaaaaaaatatgtattactCCAATGAAATCGTGTTAAGTGTGAAAAGTTAATCTAAACAAAAGTTGAGATTCTctgttattattttctttattattttattattttatattgagtattaaaaatatactacgttaatattttaaatattattttaatatattttaatatgttaaaattaataatagtatagtaaaaaaaattcaataaaaaattcaaattcatacaAAAAAATGACGGAGAATCAACTTTGGCTACTTATACTTGAATTATATGCGattgttgttttaattttagattaaattgaCATGTTTCAGGAAGAAAAGAGAgtttttttcaatgatttttgtCCAATTAATGAAAAGCAGACACAAAGAAGTATTTTTTTTCGTTTGATTGGTGGAAGCAGTGAGATCCAGAACAGAATGTAAAGAGGGTTTGCTCATTCATTAGAATTCAAAGTTCTGACGTATTTTGAAATCAATGACTGAAACATTTATGTGATTTCAAATTTGCTGCAAGTTTTTGGTTGGAATCTACGAAATTGTATTaaactatatttaataattcgtattcaaattttttgtaaTGATTGCTTTAAGGACCATTATTACAAGACTAAAAGCAATACaagtttagttttaattttaattttttattattatcattatttccttaaaaattttaatatttaaaaaacacatTAGATTTTAACTTGTTTAAAatgaacaaataattttttaataattaaattttgatatttttttcttttaacatgaGATGATATTTTtcaggattaaatatgtttttggtcctcaaatttcggtgaattttggaattagtttctttttaaaattttatactaatttagtcttttatctttagaaatgcatgtATTTAATCCTTCTTaccaattttgttaagtttataagACATTTttaacgcattttatgataatatttgagttaacattggaaagaaaatgtgtcaaacggcgtaaacaattcaaa
Coding sequences:
- the LOC114166838 gene encoding transmembrane 9 superfamily member 7, whose translation is MKKKMMASTAISLVFTALFLFSSVNSFYLPGVAPRDFQIGDPLSVKVNKLSSTKTQLPYDYYFLNYCKPLKILNSAENLGEVLRGDRIENSVYAFQMRKEQSCTVVCHYKLDPESAKSFKEKIDDEYRVNMILDNLPVAVRRQRRDGSQSTTYEHGFRVGFKGNYQGSKEEKYFINNHLSFRVMYHKDPETGSARIVGFEVTPNSINHEYKEWNDKDPQVTTCNKDTKNLMQGSTVPQEVDTGKDVVFTYDVSFKESDIKWASRWDTYLLMNDDQIHWFSIINSLMIVLFLSGMVAMIMMRTLYRDIANYNQLETQDEAQEETGWKLVHGDVFRPPVNSNLLCVYVGTGVQIFAMTVVTMIFALLGFLSPSNRGGLMTAMVLLWVFMGLFAGYSSARLYKMFKGTEWKRNTLKTAFMFPGILFAVFFVLNALIWGEQSSGAVPFGTMFALVCLWFGISVPLVFVGSYLGFKKPTIEDPVKTNKIPRQVPEQAWYMKPVFSILIGGILPFGAVFIELFFILTSIWLNQFYYIFGFLFIVFVILLITCAEITIVLCYFQLCSEDYNWWWRSYLTAGSSALYLFLYSIFYFFTKLEISKLVSGILYFGYMIIVSYAFFVLTGTIGFYACLWFVRKIYSSVKID
- the LOC114166774 gene encoding beta-galactosidase 1-like, which codes for MSFNKLIVWNVPLLLVVVCAWSLIGHASASVSYDHKAITINGQRRILLSGSIHYPRSTPEMWPDLIQKAKEGGLDVIQTYVFWNGHEPSPGKYYFGGNYDLVRFIKLVQQAGLYVNLRIGPYVCAEWNFGGFPVWLKYIPGISFRTDNGPFKFQMERFTKKIVDMMKAERLFESQGGPIILSQIENEYGPMEYEVGAPGRAYTQWAAHMAVGLGTGVPWIMCKQDDAPDPIINTCNGFYCDYFSPNKAYKPKMWTEAWTGWFTEFGGAVPQRPAEDLAFSIARFIQKGGSYVNYYMYHGGTNFGRTAGGPFIATSYDYDAPLDEYGLARQPKWGHLKDLHRAIKLCEPALISGDPTVQRLGNYEEAHVFRSKSGACAAFLANYNPQSYATVAFGNQHYNLPPWSISILPNCKHTVYNTARVGSQSTTMKMSRVPIHGGLSWKAFNEETTTTDDSSFTVTGLLEQINATRDLSDYLWYSTDVVINPNEEFLRNGKNPYLTVLSAGHALHVFINNQLAGTAYGSLEAPKLTFSESVRLRAGVNKISLLSVAVGLPNVGPHFERWNAGVLGPITLSGLNEGRRDLTWQKWSYKVGLKGEALNLHSLSGSSSVEWLQGYLVSRRQPLTWYKTTFDAPVGVAPLALDMASMGKGQVWINGQSLGRYWPAYKASGSCGYCNYAGTYNEKKCASNCGQPSQRWYHVPHSWLKPTGNLLVVFEELGGDPNGIFLVRRDIDSVCADIYEWQPNLVSYEMQASGKVKSPVRPKAHLSCGPGQKISSIKFASFGTPVGTCGSYREGSCHAHKSYDAFQKNCVGQSSCTVTVSPEIFGGDPCPSVMKKLSVEAICT